Proteins encoded within one genomic window of Amycolatopsis sp. 2-15:
- a CDS encoding zf-HC2 domain-containing protein has translation MTAARGWGLPESHLLPDVVVALVDGELSLGAQDRASAHIARCPGCAAEVAAQRQAVAAVKGAGEPSMSAGFLASLRSIPDHTELPGSPDNLAMTADGQLVAIQRPDRVAGLRDAGVLGGTAPLGSSTPLGHSSHVLGGGRFTLTRKRAAQGAGVVVSGLVLSALALVGTTADSGEGAPDTGGVPQPNANLLPAQMAVPRSEPTLPPLSPTLPTATPVVDRLTPVPAR, from the coding sequence ATGACCGCTGCGCGAGGGTGGGGTCTCCCCGAGTCGCACTTGCTTCCCGATGTCGTGGTCGCCCTGGTCGACGGCGAGCTGTCCCTCGGCGCGCAGGACCGCGCGTCGGCCCACATCGCCCGTTGCCCGGGGTGCGCTGCCGAGGTCGCCGCCCAGCGGCAGGCCGTCGCGGCCGTGAAGGGCGCCGGCGAGCCGTCGATGTCGGCCGGGTTCCTCGCGAGCCTGCGGTCGATCCCGGACCACACCGAACTGCCCGGCTCTCCCGACAACCTGGCCATGACGGCCGACGGCCAGCTCGTCGCCATCCAGCGCCCGGACCGTGTCGCCGGCCTGCGTGACGCGGGGGTTCTCGGAGGTACTGCCCCGTTGGGCTCGTCCACGCCGCTCGGGCACTCGTCCCACGTGCTCGGCGGCGGCCGTTTCACCCTCACCCGTAAGCGCGCCGCCCAAGGCGCGGGCGTCGTCGTCTCCGGGCTGGTGCTGAGCGCCCTGGCCCTGGTCGGCACCACCGCCGACAGCGGCGAAGGCGCCCCGGACACCGGCGGCGTGCCCCAGCCCAACGCGAACCTGCTGCCCGCCCAGATGGCCGTACCCCGCTCCGAGCCGACGCTGCCACCCTTGTCCCCGACGTTGCCGACGGCCACGCCGGTGGTCGACCGGCTGACCCCGGTTCCGGCGCGCTGA
- a CDS encoding Mrp/NBP35 family ATP-binding protein, whose amino-acid sequence MTSTQQLPSVEDVRTALKDVYDPEIKKPITDLGMVKDVVVGEDGVVAVGIYLTVAGCPLKATLTEDTTKAVKKLPGVADVRVELDVMSDEQRTELRKSLRGDSAEPVIPFAQPGSMTRVYCVASGKGGVGKSSVTVNLAVAMAERGLSVGVVDADIYGHSIPRMLGAREKPTKVETMIMPPQSHGVKVISIGMFTPGNAPVVWRGPMLHRALQQFLADVFWGDLDILLLDLPPGTGDIAISVAQLIPNAEILVVTTPQQAAAEVAERAGAIAMQTRQRVAGVIENMSWLETPSGERMEIFGSGGGQTVADSLSKSVGSQVPLLGQVPLDPRLREQGDEGTPIVLAEPDAPASLVLKAVAKKLTVRARGLAGMMLNVSPAGR is encoded by the coding sequence GTGACGAGTACACAGCAGCTCCCCAGCGTCGAAGACGTCCGCACCGCGCTGAAGGACGTGTACGACCCCGAAATCAAAAAGCCGATCACCGACCTCGGCATGGTCAAGGATGTCGTGGTCGGCGAAGACGGCGTGGTCGCCGTCGGCATCTACCTCACCGTGGCGGGCTGCCCGCTCAAGGCGACGCTGACCGAGGACACCACCAAGGCCGTCAAGAAGCTGCCCGGCGTCGCCGACGTGCGGGTCGAGCTCGACGTGATGAGCGACGAGCAGCGCACCGAGCTGCGCAAGTCGCTGCGCGGCGATTCCGCCGAGCCGGTGATCCCGTTCGCGCAGCCGGGCTCGATGACCCGCGTGTACTGCGTGGCCTCGGGCAAGGGCGGGGTCGGCAAGTCGTCGGTCACCGTGAACCTGGCCGTCGCCATGGCCGAGCGTGGCCTGTCCGTGGGTGTCGTGGACGCGGACATCTACGGCCACTCGATCCCCCGCATGCTGGGCGCGCGCGAGAAGCCGACCAAGGTCGAAACGATGATCATGCCGCCGCAGTCGCACGGCGTGAAGGTGATCTCCATCGGCATGTTCACGCCGGGCAACGCGCCCGTGGTGTGGCGCGGCCCGATGCTGCACCGCGCACTGCAGCAGTTCCTCGCCGACGTGTTCTGGGGCGACCTCGACATCCTGCTGCTCGACCTGCCGCCGGGCACCGGTGACATCGCGATCTCCGTGGCGCAGCTGATTCCCAACGCGGAGATCCTCGTGGTCACCACGCCGCAGCAGGCCGCCGCCGAGGTGGCCGAGCGCGCGGGCGCGATCGCGATGCAGACGCGCCAGCGCGTGGCCGGCGTCATCGAGAACATGTCGTGGCTGGAGACGCCTTCGGGCGAGCGCATGGAGATCTTCGGCTCCGGCGGCGGCCAGACCGTGGCCGACTCGCTGTCGAAGTCCGTGGGCTCGCAGGTGCCGCTGCTGGGCCAGGTGCCGCTCGACCCGCGCCTGCGTGAGCAGGGCGACGAGGGCACGCCGATCGTGCTGGCGGAGCCGGACGCGCCGGCGTCGCTCGTGCTCAAGGCGGTGGCGAAGAAGCTCACCGTCCGGGCCCGCGGCCTGGCGGGGATGATGCTGAACGTCAGCCCCGCCGGCCGCTGA
- the tatB gene encoding Sec-independent protein translocase protein TatB, with protein sequence MFDSVGWGEILVLIVAGLFILGPERLPEAASWMAKSVRKVREFANGARAQLREEMGPEFDQLRKPLEDLRGLRNFDPKRVVTQHLFDGDSDPLGLNSFDSTNGSNGTNGSNGSNGSPAVKPQSATSQAEPLKPGERPPVDPDAT encoded by the coding sequence GTGTTCGACAGTGTCGGATGGGGCGAGATCCTCGTGCTCATCGTCGCCGGTCTCTTCATCCTCGGCCCGGAGCGCCTTCCGGAAGCCGCGTCGTGGATGGCGAAGAGCGTGCGCAAGGTCCGCGAGTTCGCCAACGGTGCGCGCGCGCAGCTGCGCGAGGAGATGGGACCGGAGTTCGACCAGCTCCGCAAGCCGCTCGAAGACCTGCGCGGGCTGCGCAACTTCGACCCCAAGCGGGTCGTGACCCAGCACCTGTTCGACGGGGACTCGGATCCGTTGGGGCTCAACAGCTTCGACTCCACGAACGGTTCGAACGGGACAAACGGGTCCAATGGCTCCAACGGTTCCCCCGCCGTGAAGCCGCAGAGCGCCACGTCGCAGGCCGAACCGCTCAAGCCGGGCGAGCGGCCTCCGGTCGACCCCGACGCCACCTGA
- a CDS encoding S1C family serine protease, whose protein sequence is MTEQPNANSAQPPAAGDDRLGPRPLDRPAVDPAQEAVFGRPRGVDGAFDKLYTPAINGKGNLDLAPPTPESLAEAFRRPPGAEGVVLERPREATGEQPAPEDPLWTDTRDPWRDPAAGAVLAGPAMPAEEEEKPRKRPSGALLSLPEVLFGRRVQPKALALLGVVALLVGAVGGLVGWWIADTGSALTGSATISEAEAAKERPPGSIADIAKRVSPAVVSLEVFKPGADSGEQGSGVMIDPQGYILTNEHVVTTAVADSSVKITAIFNDGTRTEAKIVGSDQKTDLAVVKVNVTNPVVMQIGKSADLQVGDAVIAVGSPLALQNSVTSGIVSALDRPITAGGDSGEPPVTYEAIQTDAAINHGNSGGALVDATGALVGINSSIRSSSADGGSIGIGFAIPSDYAMKIAKALIKDGKVVHADIGINASSTVAGSSTMGAQVKNVEPNGPAAAAGIKEGDVITKIGDRLVRDSAELTVAVRNHDVGEVVPVQLARAGAVLVVDVTLGSD, encoded by the coding sequence ATGACCGAGCAGCCGAACGCGAACTCCGCCCAGCCGCCTGCCGCGGGCGACGACCGGCTGGGACCACGGCCGCTCGACCGCCCCGCCGTGGACCCGGCGCAGGAAGCGGTGTTCGGGCGGCCGCGCGGTGTCGACGGGGCGTTCGACAAGCTCTACACGCCCGCCATCAACGGCAAGGGCAACCTCGACCTGGCCCCGCCCACGCCCGAGTCGCTCGCGGAGGCGTTCCGCCGGCCGCCGGGGGCCGAAGGCGTGGTGCTGGAGCGCCCGCGGGAGGCGACCGGCGAGCAGCCCGCGCCCGAGGATCCCCTGTGGACGGACACGCGCGATCCGTGGCGTGATCCCGCGGCCGGCGCCGTGCTGGCCGGCCCGGCGATGCCCGCGGAAGAGGAAGAGAAGCCCCGCAAACGCCCGTCCGGCGCGCTGCTGAGCCTGCCCGAGGTGCTGTTCGGCCGTCGCGTGCAGCCGAAGGCGCTGGCGTTGCTCGGTGTGGTCGCGCTGCTCGTGGGTGCGGTCGGCGGGCTCGTCGGCTGGTGGATCGCCGACACGGGTTCGGCGCTCACCGGCAGCGCCACGATCTCCGAGGCCGAAGCGGCGAAGGAACGTCCGCCGGGGTCGATCGCCGACATCGCGAAGCGCGTCTCGCCCGCGGTCGTGTCGCTCGAGGTCTTCAAACCCGGCGCCGACTCCGGTGAGCAGGGCTCGGGCGTGATGATCGACCCGCAGGGCTACATCCTCACCAACGAGCACGTGGTCACCACCGCCGTCGCCGACTCGAGCGTGAAGATCACCGCGATCTTCAACGACGGCACGCGCACCGAAGCCAAGATCGTCGGCTCCGACCAGAAGACCGACCTCGCCGTGGTGAAGGTCAACGTGACCAACCCCGTGGTGATGCAGATCGGCAAGTCGGCCGACCTGCAGGTGGGTGACGCCGTGATCGCCGTCGGTTCGCCGCTGGCGCTGCAGAACTCCGTGACGTCCGGCATCGTCAGCGCGCTCGACCGGCCGATCACGGCCGGCGGCGACAGCGGCGAGCCGCCCGTGACCTATGAGGCCATCCAGACCGACGCCGCCATCAACCACGGCAACTCCGGTGGCGCGCTCGTCGACGCCACCGGTGCGCTCGTGGGCATCAACTCGTCGATCCGCTCGTCGAGCGCCGACGGCGGCAGCATCGGCATCGGCTTCGCCATCCCGAGCGACTACGCGATGAAGATCGCGAAGGCACTGATCAAGGACGGCAAGGTCGTCCACGCGGACATCGGCATCAACGCCTCCTCCACGGTCGCCGGCTCGTCGACGATGGGCGCGCAGGTGAAGAACGTGGAGCCGAACGGTCCCGCGGCCGCGGCCGGCATCAAGGAGGGCGACGTGATCACGAAGATCGGCGACCGCCTGGTGCGCGACTCGGCGGAGCTGACCGTGGCTGTCCGCAACCACGACGTCGGTGAGGTCGTGCCGGTGCAGCTCGCGCGCGCCGGCGCCGTGCTGGTTGTCGACGTGACTCTCGGGTCCGACTGA
- the sigE gene encoding RNA polymerase sigma factor SigE, producing the protein MEVPAPLMQNADKSEPEPVTVDSGEATWTPPSWDEVVREHADRVYRLAYRLTGNAHDAEDLTQETFIRVFRSLASYKPGTFEGWLHRITTNLFLDMARRRSRVRMEGLPDDTDRIVGDDPSPEQVYTDTHLDPDLQEALDELPPEFRAAVVLCDVEGLSYEEIGATLGVKLGTVRSRIHRGRQALRASLERRRALRGESVKVSV; encoded by the coding sequence ATGGAGGTGCCTGCTCCCCTGATGCAGAACGCCGACAAGTCGGAACCCGAGCCGGTGACCGTGGACTCGGGCGAGGCCACCTGGACGCCCCCGTCCTGGGACGAGGTCGTGCGCGAACACGCCGACCGCGTCTACCGCCTGGCCTACCGCCTCACCGGTAACGCGCACGACGCCGAGGACCTCACGCAGGAGACGTTCATCCGCGTCTTCCGCTCGCTCGCGTCGTACAAGCCGGGCACCTTCGAGGGCTGGCTGCACCGCATCACCACGAACCTGTTCCTCGACATGGCGCGCCGTCGCTCGCGTGTGCGCATGGAGGGGCTGCCGGACGACACCGACCGCATCGTCGGCGACGACCCGAGCCCCGAGCAGGTCTACACCGACACGCACCTCGACCCCGACCTGCAGGAGGCGCTCGACGAGCTGCCCCCGGAGTTCCGGGCCGCCGTGGTGCTCTGCGACGTCGAAGGCCTCTCGTACGAGGAGATCGGCGCCACGCTGGGTGTCAAGCTCGGCACCGTCCGCAGCCGCATCCACCGCGGCCGGCAGGCGCTGCGTGCGTCGCTGGAGCGCCGCCGTGCGCTCCGGGGCGAGTCTGTGAAGGTGTCGGTATGA